TTACAATTTACCAGAAAGCCAGGTACAGATGCGCCTTATTTTGAGGCTAGCAAGGTGGAAGACTGGATTACTCAGCTTTTAGAAGGAAATGGTTTTTGGGAAGTAAGTACAGAAACTTTGGATTCCATTTCAGAAGAAATTGCTGCTGAATTTGGATTCACAGTGTCGCAGGCCGCTAACTAAATTGAAAAAAATTGAGTAAGGATGAGGATAGAGTAAAAGCTATCCTCATTTTTGCGTTTTATAACGATTCGGTATGAAATATAGATTGCTTCTTGTTCTATCAACCTTTTTGATTTTTGGATGTGAAACCAATGATGGTGATGATACCAATGATGGTTTTGATCGCACGGCCATGTTGACCAACTGGGCCGACAATTTGATCATTCCAGCTTATAATCATTATTATGATGAATTAACCAAGCTTGACGAGGCAAAAGATGCGTTTGTAACGGATCAAAGTGAGGTTAATCTGCAGACCCTTCGTACCAGTTGGAAAGAAGCATATAAGGCTTGGCAATGGGTAGGAATGTACCAGATTGGCCAATCCGAATCTATTTATTTGTTGGGTTTCACCAATACATTTCCGGCTGATGCCGCCCAAATTGAAAACTTAATAGCTTCCGGGGAATACAATTTTGAATTGCCCACCCGAATGAGCCAACAAGGCTTTCCCGCTTTGGATTACCTGATCAATGGATTAGGAGCTGATGATGCTGCCATTCTAGCCGTATATCAGGGGGACAGCGGAGCTTCATATGTACAGTATTTGTCTGATGTGGTGGATCGATTGTTGAATCTTACCAGTCAGGTAGTTGATAATTGGAATCAAGGATATAGAGAAACTTTTATCGCCAATAGTGGATCAAGTAAAAGTAGTGCAGTTGATAAGCTGGTGAATGACTATATATCTTATTTCGAAGGCCATATCAGAAAAGCCAAAATTGGAGATCCAGCAGGTGTTTTTACCGGAGTGAAAGATCCAAATACTGTAGAAGGCTTCTATCAAAGCGACATAGCTAAGTCTTTGTTTTTAGAAAGTCTCAAAGCATCCAAAGCTTTTTTTAATGGTGAATATTTTGACCAAACTGGTTCCGGTGAGAGTTTGTTTAGTTATTTAAAGTATCTCAATACGATTAAAGAAACGGAAGCTCTGGAGGAGTTGATTAATGAGCAATTTGATTTGGCTGAACAAAAGTCTTCCGCTCTTTCGGATAATTTCTCTGAGCAAGTTGTATTAGACAATACCTTAATGCTTGAAACCTATCAGGAATTGCAACGCAATGTAGTGTTTATGAAAGTTGATATGCTTTCTGCAATGAGTATTGCGGTCGACTATATGGACAACGATGGTGACTGATCGTCTAAGACGATATGGTACAGAACATACAGAGGCCGCTCCACTAGCGGTCTTTCGTGTTTTATTCGGACTGATGATGTTGGCCAGCATCATTCGTTTTGGGGC
This is a stretch of genomic DNA from Reichenbachiella ulvae. It encodes these proteins:
- a CDS encoding imelysin family protein — encoded protein: MKYRLLLVLSTFLIFGCETNDGDDTNDGFDRTAMLTNWADNLIIPAYNHYYDELTKLDEAKDAFVTDQSEVNLQTLRTSWKEAYKAWQWVGMYQIGQSESIYLLGFTNTFPADAAQIENLIASGEYNFELPTRMSQQGFPALDYLINGLGADDAAILAVYQGDSGASYVQYLSDVVDRLLNLTSQVVDNWNQGYRETFIANSGSSKSSAVDKLVNDYISYFEGHIRKAKIGDPAGVFTGVKDPNTVEGFYQSDIAKSLFLESLKASKAFFNGEYFDQTGSGESLFSYLKYLNTIKETEALEELINEQFDLAEQKSSALSDNFSEQVVLDNTLMLETYQELQRNVVFMKVDMLSAMSIAVDYMDNDGD